GATCGACGACGTGCGGCGCCTCGGCAAGCGGATCGCGATTGGCGTCGAGGGCGATCTGTGGCTCGTGCTGCATCTCATGATCGCCGGCCGCCTTCACTGGAACACGGCCAAACCCAAGATGGGCAGCAAGAATGTGCTCGCGGCGTTCGAGTTCGACAACGGATGGCTGTCGCTCACGGAAGCGGGAACGCAGCGGCGCGCCGCGCTGCACGTAGTCGCCGGCGAGGAGGGACTCGCGTCGCTTAACGCGGGTGGAATCGAACCGCTCGAAGTATCGCTCGCGGAGTTCACGACGGCGCTGCGCGCATCGAATCATACGCTCAAGCGTTCGCTGACCGATCCGCACATCTTCAGCGGCATCGGCAATTCCTACTCCGACGAAATTCTGCATCGCGCGCAGCTCTCGCCAATCGCGATGTCTACCAAGCTTCGCGACGAAGAGGTCGAGCGGCTCTACGAGGCGACACGCGCGACACTGATCGAATGGACCGATCGTCTGCGAAATGAAGCTCGCGGCGCGTTTCCCGAGAAGGTCACCGCGTTCCGGCCCGAGATGGCTGTGCACGGCCGCTACGGTCAGCCGTGTCCGCGATGCGGCTCGAAGGTCCAGCGTATCCGCTACGCCAGTAATGAGACGAATTATTGCGCGCGATGCCAGACCGGTGGCCGCCTGCTTGCCGATCGCGCGCTTTCGCAGTTGCTGCACGAAGATTGGCCGCGCACGCTCGACGAGCTCGAAGCGCGCCAACATCGCTGAGCGCCCTCGCGTTCCATTGCACGTTGCCATCGACCCGTGCCGATCGTACATTAGGCGCCCACATTGAATCTCTGCGGAAGCTCCGCGCGAAGATAGTTGATCGCATGAAATCGAAGACCAGTTTGTTCGGCCTGCTGGCACTGTTTGCCACGGCCATTGCACTGACCGCGCCGCCGGCGAGGGCGGCTTCGTTGGCGTTCGTTGATCCGGTGAGCGCGCTGCTGAACGGCCCCGCCATCACGAGCGATGTCAATCAACTGGCGACTGGCGGCACGGCCGTGGAAGGTATCGGAGGCGACGGCGTGAGTCAGATCGTCGTCCGCGTGAGCGCTGACTCGCCGGGCGAGCAGTTCACGTTCCAGATCTTCAACGATCAGAATCAGCCCAGTACCTCGACCGCGAACGACGGCGCGCTCGGCGCCATCGGCGGCGGCAGCCCAAACCGGAGTCAACTAATTGTCACCTCAGTATCGACATCGAGCGGGCCGATGGCATTTGCGATCTATCGCGCGCCGATAGATTTCCCGCGTCCGGGCGGCGGCGATGCCAACGCCGCGCAGCGCTCGGTCGCGATTCACTGGCAGGCCGCGGGCGCGCCGGCCGCGTCGAGCGAGAGTCTCACGATCATCCGGCCGTTAGTGGTGCTGGTGCATGGGCTGTGGGGCACGCCGAGCGATTTCGATAATTTCACGCCATTCCTGAGCGACCCGCGCTTTGCGATTCAGCGCGCCAACTTTTCGTTCAACATCGGCCACCAGATTGTCGCTTCGACGCCATGGTATTTCGACACCGACGCGGCCGACGCCAACTCGCTGGGCTTCAGCTACAACGCGCAGCAGATCACCAGCCAGGTTGACAACTTCATCAATGCGTTCAAGGCGGGGGCGAACCCGGCCGGCATAGCGGTCGCATCGGTGCAGGCCGATATCGTGGGCCACAGCATGGGCGGAAATATCACGCGGACGTTGCCGCTCGAGCCGTACTTCGCGAGCGACACGACCTTCGCCAGGGGTGATGTTCACAAATTGATTACAATCGACACGCCCCACCTGGGATCTCCGCTGGCTACGCAACTGCTGCTCGACGATAACGCCTGCGTGGCCGACACGCTCGCGGTGGCGGGGCTGTTCACCTTCCAATCGGTCGCGCTTTACTCGCGGATCCTGACGTTCTCGGGCGCGATGGGCGATCTCTCAGGCAACGGCACTGGCGCTTCGCTGAGCGCAGCGCTGGCGGCGCTCCAAGCGGATTCGACGGCACCGATCTACACGCCGGAAATCCCCACCGCTTTTATCGCCGGCAACATGAATCAGCAGCAGCTCGACGGCCTGGAGCATCCCGGTATTTTCGTCGACCTGCTCCGCGACGCATGCTTCGACGATACGCTCGCGAAGGATCTGACGGTCAGCGGATGGCCGACGGTGGTCAGCAACGCGAGCGACGCGATCGTGCCGCTGACGAGCCAGGTGAACAACCTTGCCGGTATCATCGCGGCTGCCGCGATCCACAGCCCGGGCGCCGAGGATTTGGGCTTCCTTGCGCCCAGCGCGCTGGACGCCGCAACTCCCAATCCGGATCGAACGGTCGATTTGCTCAACACTCCGTTGACCGACCCAACCTACGCGGCACTGAGGTAACGGAGATTATCGCGATGCATCCGGCGATTCGTTCCGCCTGTTCAAGACTTGGCTGGTTTACGTTTGCGATTGCGCTTCTCTATGCCGGCAACGTTCTGGCGGCGCCTGGGATCAGCATAATGAAGCCGGCGGCTGGCGCCGTCTTCAACTCCGGCCAGATGATCAATGTGACGGTGAGGGTCACGTCGCCGGGCTCGTTCCGGAGCTACGCGCTAATCGGCAATCATCGCCTGGGCGCGGCCGCACCTCTGAATGCATCCGGTACTCCAAGCTTCGCGCTGACGATCCCGGCCGAACAGCAGCCCGGACCCTACTTTCTGACTGTCATTGGCTACGGACCGGAGGGCACGGTCGTCGCGCAGGATGACGTCCAGATTCAGATCGAATCGCCGGCCGCGCTGCTGAACCTGATCGCGCCGGCCAACACGTTGACCTTCGAGGCGATCGGGGAACAATTGCCGCTGCAGATCGTGAGCGGCGCGCCGGGCGGAACGCCGCTCGACGTCACGCATTCGTCTCATCTCGCGTTCACGTCATCCAATCCCGCTGTGGGCATGGTCGACAGCAACGCGATGGTCACGGCGACGGCGCCGGGACAGGCCGCGATCAACGTGCAGCTCGATTCGGGCGGCAGCCTGTCCGTTCCGATCCGCGTACTCCCCGTGGCGCTGACTCCATCTGCAACCTCGCTCTCGCTCGCCAACGAGACGATGGGCGTGGCGGGCTCCAAAACACCGCTGACCTTCAAGAACACCGCGAACTATCCGCTGAGAGTTTTGTCGGTCGCTTCCTCGCCAGACTTCGCCGAATCGGACAACTGTATCGCAACGTCGCCGCTTGCTGTCGGCGGCACCTGCACCGTCAATCTGGTCTTCCGGCCGGTAGCTCAAGGCGCGCGGCCGGGCTTCTTGAGCATCGCCGACTCTGCCGTCGTCGCGCCAACACAGGTTACGCTGAACGGCGTCGGGACGGCATCGAAGAACGTCAGGGCAGCGGCACTTCCCAACGCGCTCAATTTCGGCGCGGTCGCTCCGGGTCATTCGAAATCGGCAACGATCAGGATCTTCAACTTCGGAACGGGCATGCTGAATGGCTACGTGCCGCCGCTGGCGGGCAGCTTCAGGATCGTAAAGGGCGCGGGATTTTTCAGCGTTGGACTGGGACGGGCGGCCGAAATCACACTGGCGTATAGTCCGCCGACGAATGCGGTCGCCGCGCAGCATCCGATCTTTTCGATACTCGAGATCGCCACGAGCGATCCGGCGGCGCCTTCGATTCCGATCAATCTCAATGCCGCAGTGGCGGCACCCGGCCGCCCTCCGATTCCGCCTCTCTGATCGCAAATCGCAAAAAGCTGGCGGACGCGGCGGCGACGCGCTATTTGCCTAGCATCGATAACCGCGGAGGACGCCATGGCAGCCACGATCGCGATGAATGATCTGAAAATCGACTACGCAAGTATCGAAGCCGCGCGCAAAATGACGGGCCTGCGTCTCATCCTCGGCGGCTATGCCGTGCCTGGTCCGTGGCGGGAAGCATGCAAAGGTATCTTCCACGTGAAGAAGATTCCCTTCGTCTCGGTGACTGCCGCGGGCAAGGACGGCACTGACAAGGAGCTCGTGGAATGGACTGCGCAAGCGAGCGCGCCGGTCGCGATCTGGAACGATGAGCGTCCGCGCTCGACGTGGATCGAGCAGCTCTATCTCGCGGAGCGGCTTGCACCGGAGCCGCGGCTGATTCCATCCAAGGAGCAAGATCGAATCCTGATGTTCGGCTACACCAACGAAATCGCCGGTGAGAACGGACTTGGATGGTGCAAGCGGCTGACGATGGCCGACGCGGCTGTCAACGACACGTCAGCGCCGGAAGCGACGCGCCGGACCTGGGGCTATATCGGAAAGAAATACGGCTA
This genomic window from Candidatus Binataceae bacterium contains:
- a CDS encoding DNA-formamidopyrimidine glycosylase family protein — translated: MPELPDVTVYVEAIRQRTLGHKLMRAVIKSLFLLRSTQPPLADTYGRTIDDVRRLGKRIAIGVEGDLWLVLHLMIAGRLHWNTAKPKMGSKNVLAAFEFDNGWLSLTEAGTQRRAALHVVAGEEGLASLNAGGIEPLEVSLAEFTTALRASNHTLKRSLTDPHIFSGIGNSYSDEILHRAQLSPIAMSTKLRDEEVERLYEATRATLIEWTDRLRNEARGAFPEKVTAFRPEMAVHGRYGQPCPRCGSKVQRIRYASNETNYCARCQTGGRLLADRALSQLLHEDWPRTLDELEARQHR
- a CDS encoding choice-of-anchor D domain-containing protein codes for the protein MKPAAGAVFNSGQMINVTVRVTSPGSFRSYALIGNHRLGAAAPLNASGTPSFALTIPAEQQPGPYFLTVIGYGPEGTVVAQDDVQIQIESPAALLNLIAPANTLTFEAIGEQLPLQIVSGAPGGTPLDVTHSSHLAFTSSNPAVGMVDSNAMVTATAPGQAAINVQLDSGGSLSVPIRVLPVALTPSATSLSLANETMGVAGSKTPLTFKNTANYPLRVLSVASSPDFAESDNCIATSPLAVGGTCTVNLVFRPVAQGARPGFLSIADSAVVAPTQVTLNGVGTASKNVRAAALPNALNFGAVAPGHSKSATIRIFNFGTGMLNGYVPPLAGSFRIVKGAGFFSVGLGRAAEITLAYSPPTNAVAAQHPIFSILEIATSDPAAPSIPINLNAAVAAPGRPPIPPL